From Brevinematales bacterium:
GCCTCGGCAAACAGGTGCTTCAATGGGGGCAGGGCTACTTCTGGAACCCTACCGATCTGATAAACAACGAACTCAAGTCGTTCAGCGACATGTCCCGTTACCGCGAGGGATCGTTCGGGCTGAAAATCACTATCCCCTATGAAACCTACTTCAATTTTTACGGGTTCATCGACGCGCGTCAAGTGGAGAAATTCACCGACATAGCGGTCGCGGGAAAAATCCAATTCCTGCTGGGAATCACCGAAATCGCGTTCAGCGGATGGGCGAAGCAGGGATTCTATCCCGTCTACGGGTTCGACTTCACCACCGCTCTCGGCGGATTTAATCTCTATGGCGAAATGAGCATCTCGTACGGGGATAATCATAAACGTTTGGGCGATCCGGTGATTCTGGGTCCGTTCACAAATTATACATTACTCTCGGTCGATGATAAATGGGTACCGCGTATCACGCTGGGATTTATGAAGACGTTCGACTGGGATCTCCCGGATCGTATCACGCTGGTCGGCGAGTTTTATTATAACGACGGGGGATATTACGATAACGTGTTCAAAGACCCCGCGAAAATAAACGCGCTATTTATGAACAACCTGTATCAGGCGAATTATAACAGCGTTTATTACGGCGCGATATTTCTTTCAATCAGCAGATTCCCGATACAGGATATGTCGGTATCCGTGAACGCTCTCGGGAATTTTAACGATTATTCGTTTATCGTCATGGGCGGGCTCAGCTACTCTCCCGTCAATAACTGCACGCTCGGGTTCAATATCTACGGATACCTCGGGGAGGATGACTGCGAGTATACCGCCTCCGGCAACCGGCTTGGGCTGGAAGCTACCGCAAAAGTAGTATTTTAACAGAAATAAAAAAAGACCCCGCTGATGCGGGGTCTTTTTTATCGTTGAAAAAAATTAAACTTCCTTCCCGGTAAACGGCGGATAAACATCGGTCATAAAGCTCATATAAGCGCCCATTCTCGTTACCCATCTCAAGGTACCGAGGATGAAACCGAACATCTTTTCAGGAAACTTCCCGGTGAAAAGAATGGCCCAGAAAGAGATGAACGAAATGACCATAACCGCAATCATACGGAAGTAAAGGATGAAACCATGGGGGATCATCACATAAAATATTCCGAAGAATGTGCGGACAAGAAGCATGAGACGTGAAAGCTTCTCAGGATACTCGACATTCAGGGTAATAGGATAACCCGATTCTTTGCCGGTGAACGGCGGATAAACATCGGTGAGGAACATCATATAAGACATGACGCTAATACCCCAGCGCTGGGTTCCGACATTAAAATCAAAGAATTTCTGGGGATACTTTCCGGTAAAAAGAACAACCCAGAAGGCAAGGAAACCCAAAAAAGCGGTCGCAATGCCGCGGAACATCAGACAAAAACCATGGGGGATCATCACATAGATGAAACCGAAGAAGGTTCTCGCCAACAGGAGAAGGCGGGAAACCTTAGGCGGACATGCACCTGAAACAGTAACAGGATAAGCCATAATACCCTCCTAAGAGATTTTTTTCCATTTTTAACTGAACTTTAAAAGAGTTTAAAGTTATTCCTTATTTTTGTCAAGAGAAAAATCGAAAATTGCTTAACACTTATCATATTTCGTATTTTTATCGATCTAATCTATCGGTCTGATAATTTCGACTTTTCCCGTGCCCAAATCGTAATACGCGCCCACTACCCCGATTTTCCGTCCCGGATCGTCGGCGGTAAACCTTCGGCAAATCTCCTCCACATCGCGGGCTGTCTCAACCACGTTACCCTTGATGGCATGCTCCCTGATATCTTCCTGATATTTATTGGCACGGTAGACCGCTGCACGGACTTTATCGATCAGTCCCTTGAGTTCGAATGAGAATTTATCCCCGCTCATAGCCGCGTTAAAAACCCCGCAGTTTGAATGCCCCAATACAAGCACCAGATTGACGCCCAGATACTTGATCGCGTATTCTACGCTCCCTATGATATCGACATTCAGAACATTCCCGGCAATCCGTACCACGAATAAATCTCCCGGCTTACAGTTGAAGATAATCTCAACGGGGACTCTGGCGTCCGAGCACCCGATGATAACCGCGATCGGTTCCTGGGTCAGATAGGTCTGGCGGCGTACCCTGTCCAATTCTTCATAATAAATGGAATGCTCGGTCGAATACTGCTGATTTCCTTCGAGCAGAATTCTTAATGCTTCCTCCGCAGGTATCACATGCGCCTCCCGTTTTTTCTAATTTTTTCCTGATTATATGCCTAAGTATTATAACCGATTTTGGAAAAAAGTGAAGAATCGACCCTGTAATTTTCTAAAGTAAACAATTTCGTCATTTTGTAAAAATACTGCCTGTATTATTGACAGGTAATTCCTATGCAATTACAATAATCTATCAATCGGAGGAGGTGCGGCATGATTCGTCGGATTCGAAAACGCCATATCATCATGCTACTTTTATTTATGTGTGTATCCGGCAAGGCGTTTTCAGCGTTACCGGGTCTCTCATCTTCAGACCCGCTCACTTTTACCCATCTTCAGGAGTGGATACAGGACTCCCGTTCTTCATTGGAAATGTTCGAAGAGACAATCCGCACGGATATCCTTGCCGCTAGATTTAACTATTTTTGGAACGACACCGAGTTCTATGTCAAAATGGATGACAGCTCGGTTGTAAAAACCAAAGCTCAGCACGTTACCTTTCAGGGAATGTTCTGGGGGCCGATTTTTACCTTCGGGGTGTGGGAAGTCCCGGCTACCATACTCGACCTCGCGGTTTTAATCGCGCAGAATGACGCCAGCTTCAGCTTCAATAAGATTAATATGACTATGTTAGAATTGGCAGTCTCCGCGAATAAAGCCCAGTCGCAGGCAAAGGTTCCTTTCTCAGGCTTATTGCGTATTAATGTCCTTTTCTCGCTGGATTACCTCCTGATGGATCTGAAGGCGGGGGGCACGAACGGTAAATCCATATTGGGGCGTTCCTATGCCGGATTAACCTTTAAAATAATGGAAGTATATTACCTATTCGCGGGATTCAATTTTCTCCACTATCCTTATGTATACGGGTGGCAATCCTTCGTATCCAACGATAAAGCATTCTCCGGCGTGCCCGGCGTTCCCCGTTACGCGTTCGGTACGGAAAACTATGCCCCCGACGAACTGCTCTATGAAACCCGCACCAAACTTTTCTTCTATCAGAATATCCTGAACTTTCTCCAGATACGCACCCTCCTCAATAT
This genomic window contains:
- a CDS encoding DUF4389 domain-containing protein produces the protein MAYPVTVSGACPPKVSRLLLLARTFFGFIYVMIPHGFCLMFRGIATAFLGFLAFWVVLFTGKYPQKFFDFNVGTQRWGISVMSYMMFLTDVYPPFTGKESGYPITLNVEYPEKLSRLMLLVRTFFGIFYVMIPHGFILYFRMIAVMVISFISFWAILFTGKFPEKMFGFILGTLRWVTRMGAYMSFMTDVYPPFTGKEV
- a CDS encoding carbonic anhydrase, coding for MIPAEEALRILLEGNQQYSTEHSIYYEELDRVRRQTYLTQEPIAVIIGCSDARVPVEIIFNCKPGDLFVVRIAGNVLNVDIIGSVEYAIKYLGVNLVLVLGHSNCGVFNAAMSGDKFSFELKGLIDKVRAAVYRANKYQEDIREHAIKGNVVETARDVEEICRRFTADDPGRKIGVVGAYYDLGTGKVEIIRPID